The Pseudoalteromonas tunicata genome segment CCACGATTGAACAGGCTTTAAAACAAGCTGACATTGCAATGTACCGGGCCAAAGCGAGTGGACGAAATTGCCTGTGTTTTGCCAAAGACAATCACAACGCAAATATCAGCTCCCCATTAGCAGCCTCGTCAAAGGTCGATTAGTCAAACAGGTGGCTGTGCCTCTAACTCATTGTTACTCTTTTTTACTAGGTGCTTTTGGCTTTGGGAAATCCTGGCATGAATCACAAACAATACCTTGTTTTGATTGAATGAATCTTGCCATAATAAAAATAGCAGTCGAAATTGCAGCCCACAGTAAGCTGTGCTCTAACGCTGTTGTAATACTATTTTGTTTTATTAATTCGGCAATCATCAGCACCACAAAAATACCGCAATAGACAAACACCGCTCTTTTGAACCAAAATCTGAATCCCATTTTACTCTCCAAAACTAGCACGGCATAAAGCTGCCAATCTAAGGTCAACATCGCTTAGATTTAAGGCATCAATTAAATAAGCTAAATCTTATCCATTTCATAGTCACGTTCGACTTTGGCAATACGTGTTTTATAGGCACTGTACCACTGCAAGCGCCCACGCTTTTGTGCCTCTAGGTGACAAATATTGGCTTTCCATAATTTTATTGATTGCAAATCTTGCCAATATGACACCGTAATACCCAGTTCATTACGGGCTGATTCAACACCTAAAAAACCCGGTTGCTCTGCTGCGAGTGCCATCATTTGGTTGGCCATTTCAATATAGCCTTGCTCAAGCTCAGTTCGAACCGAACTAAAAATGACCGCGTAATAAGGCGGTGTGGGCGTGGTTGCGATTAAAGACATGGTAATTCCAAAAAATTAATAATAAAAAAAGCCCAGATACACCTAAGTCTCTGAGCCCTTAACAATGCTACTAAACTATAAATATAAACAATGAGTTAAGATTTCGACTCATCGCTTAATTGTGCTTCTTGGCGCACGTAACCGGCTGCTTCATCATGATTTTGACCAATCGCTTGTTGCATAGGAATCGCGCGCGATTGCTGATTAATCTCATGAATTTGCGCCGCATTGTATAAATCTCGCTCACTGGTAATGGCAGCAATCGACTCGCGATCTTTTAAGAAACCAACCACATCTTTACGAATACTAGCCAGCTCTTCATCATTTTTGTGCATTTCTAAAATAAACCGAGGATGCTCTAAATTACGCATGCCACTGGCCGCAAAAGTGCTTGAAACGATACGACTGACGATAATCCAAGGTGTAATGCTTGAGCGCACTAAGGTATTTTCTGAACGAGTCGAATCGTGAATACCTGTACCGGTTGAGATTTTTGATTCGGTGAACGTTCCTTCTACTTTTAAATAAATCAGCTCACTTTCAAATAACATTTCCGCAAAAAACACATGAGCAGAATTAGTTAAAATACGGGCAAAAGCACGTAAAAGAATGGCGGCGAAAAACAAATGCACTACGGTACTTATTACATTACTCAAGGTTGTAATTTGCTCTGCTGATAATCGCGCTAAACTTTTACCACCAAATTGAGCAATTGTTTGGTACACAGCCCCTAAATTAAACGCCAATAAAACCACTAAAATTGCACCGGTAATATACAGTAAATTACCTAACACCAGGCTTGTTAAGCGCGCTAAGTTGAAGCTTGAGCCTAATTCCATCGGCTTGACCTTAGGTTGGATTTCTTGGATCATTTCACCAAAAAACTTTCCCTTGCCTTCAACTTGTTCGTTTAAATTGGGCTCTAATTCTTGATATACCCGATTTGGTACTTCTTTATAACGACGATTAGCCATCACTAAGTTATCTAAATTAATAAAAATCTCATTAGGATGAACAGATTCCTGCCAATTTTCACGCAGTTCAGATACTTCTACTTTCGGATCGGTATAATTTAGACGCTTAAATAACATCAGTGCAGTAATTGTAGTTACAACAATTGCGCCAACTAAAATCGATATTAAATACAATGCAGTATGAGGATCGGGTAAGTAC includes the following:
- a CDS encoding antibiotic biosynthesis monooxygenase family protein, with translation MSLIATTPTPPYYAVIFSSVRTELEQGYIEMANQMMALAAEQPGFLGVESARNELGITVSYWQDLQSIKLWKANICHLEAQKRGRLQWYSAYKTRIAKVERDYEMDKI